In the Anaerosporomusa subterranea genome, one interval contains:
- a CDS encoding sigma 54-interacting transcriptional regulator: MRVRDVMSPHVITLRPAMTLSEAADLLRQGSLDGAAVVDGENRLIGIVTKTHFVREMAYGPTPNRTIGEIMTTDVYTLQESETISRLQQNSNIFRFGLFPVVNHQNQPVGYLTRTELIKYLSDHSLYLAEELKAVLNSAYNGIVVTNAEGVITLFNPAAEAITGLDASKVVGQMAEQVIPNTGMQRVLETGVMEVNQQQTIQNSHILSNRSPIFKDNKLLGAVAIFQDITELQAVADELETVKKLKSTLESILESGFECVVVVDTQGKITMLNQAYCDFLGKDSKQVIGMHVADVIENTRMHIVAQSGKAEIAAMQRIGDNNVVVTRMPIIKDGEIVGAVGKVLFRDVKDLKSLVRKFNNLQSELEYYKEELRKVQGGKHTFESIIGGSEKIAWLKAIGAKAAKGSSTVLILGESGTGKELFAHAIHTNSPRRNEPFIKVNCAAVPENLLESELFGYDDGAFTGARKGGKPGKFELANGGTIFLDEIGDMTLSMQAKLLRVLQEREIERVGSTKTLKIDVRVVAATNCDLEQMIEQGEFRQDLYYRLNIISLHIPPLRERREDIPQLCISLLQKINNRTPHDVEGVSPDAMNYLLGYDWPGNVRELENVLERAVNFMDDDQFILPEHLPPVIKKQYRQRETTDSVKDLAGIRFDAEKQAIVKAIEAAGGNKSQAAKILGIHRSGFYQKLRKYHIDP, encoded by the coding sequence ATGCGTGTACGGGATGTCATGAGTCCTCATGTTATCACCTTGCGTCCGGCAATGACTCTGTCTGAGGCTGCAGATTTACTACGGCAGGGCAGTTTAGACGGCGCGGCTGTTGTTGACGGTGAAAATAGACTGATTGGCATTGTCACCAAAACCCACTTTGTCCGTGAGATGGCATATGGCCCAACCCCTAATCGGACAATTGGCGAAATTATGACCACAGATGTCTACACATTGCAAGAGTCCGAAACCATTTCCCGGCTGCAGCAAAATTCTAATATTTTCCGTTTTGGCCTGTTCCCGGTCGTCAATCACCAGAACCAGCCGGTCGGTTATTTGACTCGCACCGAATTGATAAAATACTTGTCAGACCATTCGCTCTATCTGGCTGAAGAACTCAAGGCTGTGCTGAACTCGGCTTACAATGGCATCGTCGTGACTAATGCGGAGGGCGTTATCACCTTGTTCAATCCGGCGGCCGAAGCCATTACCGGCCTGGACGCGAGCAAGGTTGTCGGTCAAATGGCCGAACAAGTCATTCCTAACACCGGTATGCAGCGCGTGTTGGAAACCGGTGTTATGGAAGTCAACCAGCAGCAGACTATTCAAAATAGTCATATTTTGTCAAATCGCTCGCCGATTTTTAAAGATAATAAACTTCTTGGCGCTGTAGCTATTTTTCAAGACATTACTGAATTGCAAGCCGTGGCTGACGAGTTAGAAACTGTCAAAAAGCTTAAAAGCACACTAGAGTCGATTCTTGAAAGCGGCTTCGAGTGTGTAGTAGTGGTTGACACGCAGGGTAAAATCACAATGCTAAACCAGGCGTATTGTGACTTTCTTGGCAAAGATTCTAAACAAGTTATCGGTATGCATGTGGCTGATGTGATCGAGAATACACGGATGCATATCGTGGCCCAAAGCGGAAAAGCAGAGATTGCCGCTATGCAGCGAATCGGCGACAATAACGTTGTCGTCACTCGCATGCCAATCATCAAAGACGGCGAAATCGTCGGCGCAGTCGGCAAGGTGTTGTTCCGCGATGTTAAAGACTTAAAATCGCTGGTCCGCAAATTTAACAATCTGCAGTCTGAGTTAGAATACTATAAAGAGGAACTTCGCAAAGTCCAAGGTGGCAAGCATACCTTTGAAAGCATTATCGGCGGAAGTGAAAAGATAGCATGGCTAAAAGCCATCGGTGCTAAAGCCGCAAAAGGAAGCTCAACTGTGCTTATCTTGGGCGAAAGTGGGACAGGCAAAGAACTGTTCGCTCACGCCATCCACACTAATAGTCCACGCCGCAATGAACCCTTCATCAAGGTCAACTGCGCGGCGGTCCCGGAAAACTTGCTTGAGTCTGAATTGTTTGGTTATGATGACGGTGCCTTTACCGGCGCTCGCAAGGGCGGCAAACCGGGCAAGTTCGAACTAGCTAACGGCGGCACGATTTTTCTCGATGAAATTGGCGATATGACCTTGTCGATGCAGGCCAAGCTGCTGCGCGTTTTGCAAGAACGCGAGATTGAACGGGTTGGGTCGACCAAAACGCTAAAAATAGATGTTCGAGTCGTTGCAGCGACAAATTGTGATCTGGAGCAGATGATCGAGCAAGGAGAATTCCGCCAGGATCTATATTATCGCCTGAACATCATTTCCTTGCATATACCGCCGCTGCGAGAGCGGCGTGAAGATATTCCACAGCTTTGCATTAGTTTATTACAGAAAATTAATAACCGGACTCCACACGATGTTGAGGGGGTTTCTCCCGATGCGATGAATTACTTGCTTGGCTATGATTGGCCTGGCAATGTGAGGGAACTGGAGAACGTCTTGGAACGAGCTGTCAACTTTATGGATGATGATCAGTTTATCTTGCCGGAACACTTGCCGCCGGTGATCAAGAAGCAGTACCGGCAGCGGGAAACGACTGATTCGGTCAAAGATCTGGCAGGAATACGCTTTGACGCGGAGAAACAAGCAATAGTAAAAGCCATCGAAGCGGCGGGCGGTAATAAGAGCCAAGCTGCCAAGATACTGGGGATTCACCGGTCTGGCTTTTATCAAAAACTAAGAAAATACCACATCGATCCCTAA